The Phoenix dactylifera cultivar Barhee BC4 chromosome 12, palm_55x_up_171113_PBpolish2nd_filt_p, whole genome shotgun sequence genome includes the window AAACTAACACAGTTTCTAACACTTCCACCCCAATGTGTATTTGTAGTTTATAACATCATTCAGCCCATTCCCTGAGCTCTTGAGTTTGTCTCAAGAGGTGGGAGGGCAGCTGCCATCATCTATATTAGAGTCAGATCAGATCTACCTATAAATCTGTTGGGACGGTGAGATGTATACGCCGATCAACTGTCTTCATTATCataatcctcttcctcttcatctAATCTTTGGTCTGATAGTGCAAACTGAATAGGATCGATGGCCATTGTGTCCACATCAGCCAGCGACCAGCCCGGGTACTCACCATGCTTCATTCCCTGATCTGTCTCAGAGGATGCAGATGCGGCTGCGGCTGTTGCTTTGGTGGTACCCGTGGCTGTGACTGCAGCTGTAGGTGTGTCTCCATTCTCATCCAAATCCAAATTCAAGTCAAAGTTCCGGATGGCAGAACCTGTGTTACTACAGCTAACTGTGGTTTCCTTTGATTCTCTTGCGCTTACGCCATCATCCATCATTTCCGATTTCACATGAGGTGGTCTGTCACTGTGTTGAGGAGGCGAGCCAGGGTCATCTTCATATTTGTCATAATGAGCACCATCCTTATCAGCACCACGAGCACCTCGGGCACCACGTCCTCTCCCACGTCCCCGCCCCCGTCCTCTGCCGCCACCATTGTGACCCACTGGCCCCTCATGCTGCCATGAGGAAAGCTTTTATTAGCTGAGATAGCACTCAAAAAGAAATGAGATGCAGACAAGATCAGCATGCAGGATGAGCAGGCAAATGAAATCTTAGTATCTTGGGCCCTGTTTGGTATCGTTGTTGCCTTTGAATTTTCGTTTCTGTACAAATTAGTAAAATACCACAAGAAGATTGATGTTCAATATAGCATATTTGCACAGAACTTCTGTGAATCCTTgcttttattttcaaattttgaaagcAATAAAATTTTGCTGCCAAAATATCTAAAGATTTTACAAACAATCTACAAAAAATTAAATGGTTCAAAAATATTGTCCATTCTAGTTCATTTTTCTGCTTGgttttttcaaaaacaaaagcaacatCAATGGGCCCTTTGTAAGTGCAAAATCATAAATGAAGTTTACCAAATGGTAATGATGGTTTAGTAAGTATATATGATATTACAAAATCAAAGCATTAATCCATATGAGAAGCTTGCACAAAGTTGACAAATAATATTGGGAAGATACGCGAGAAGCATAGATAACTATTCTAGAGTGCAAATTCAACATTACAGAATAAGTGACACTTACAGCTCTACTTCGCTTCAACTCCTCATTATCATTGTCATCATCTGCAGCTTTCCTGGATGGCAATGCAATACAGTTGCAATATCAACATGGTAGTAATGATAGAATATTATAGTTGACCAACTGCAAGTAATACCTAATATCATGAAATTAACGCTACGAACCTTCTCTTGGCAGATCTGTCATCGCCACCAGCATCAGAAGTTCCCATGTCTGGAACCTTGCTCACTATATCCTTCAGGAAGTCAAACACGTTAAAACTATGCACGCACTGCTTCCTAAAACAAGTAAACAATGTATAGATAAGATTTAAGGCTAAAAAGCATTCAgtgccacaaaaaaaaagaaagtaaatatCCAGGCATAGTATAACCAGTATGTCATCAAGCAGGAAAAGATCTTGTAATCAAATtgctaaaagaaaagaaaagcaaaaaaagacATGCAGGAAATATTTTCAGATAATGATATTTAATAGTGGGTCAGTGGCCCTTCTGAAAATTCTGAAGTAGAAAGTGTACATAACGTAGGGGACTCAAGGGAAAAAGGGCTGTGTTTCTTCTGTTTCTGTTAATAAATTAAGCataaattaaattcaattaGTTGGTGAAGAGTACATCTATTATATCAAGAATTATTATAAGGCAAAACTAGGACATGAGCAGCCTAAAATGAATTCAGCCACTCTGGGCCCCAGAGCAGGCTGAGAAACAAAGGATTAATCTGGTCCAGCCTAACACAAGAAAAAGCCTAGGGTTGGCCTGGAAAACGTACGCCTGACTAATGTGCTTGGCCAGTCTGAAGATAATGTGGTTCCTTGATCAAGTGCAAATCAACGTCAATGGCCAAGAATCTGTAGGTTAATTGGTCAGAGGGTCTAAAATTCAATTCCACAAAATGCATGAGCACCTTGCACATAGAACTGACATCAAATATAAATTGACCAAGTGGTCTGACCGGTGAACCGCTCCTAGGCCAAACCTGCTGCCTAATTAGGCCTTAGGCTTAAACCCCACTTTAAATTGATTAAACCAGCTGGTTTCACTGAATCAACTAACCTGGAGCAATACAAGTTGATGGGACAATAAACTGGCACCCAAATAACAGTATGCCCTTTACcgtttctcttttttatttaaagTTCATAAAGGTCATTTTAGtcatttaattaaatattaaagAAACAAGAAACTCTCAGCGCTCATTTCCTCAAACTCCCTCAGGTCCGTTCATGCAGCCCCCCGCCCCCCTCTCTCcctaaaaaaggaagaaaaagaaaaatattatcaaTTTCTCCTTTTTTCCTTCTTATCCAAACAAAACTATGCATGTAAGAGTGATTTATTCAAGAGGATGAAGCAATAGATGATTGTGATCCATCAATCATGTATCTTTAGAATAGATTTGGTAACAAAGAGAGTTTGTGCGAATCCCTTGTCATCAATTAGAAGGTGAATATAAATGGATAAATTCATAAAAGGTATTTCCAATAGAAGGGAGCGAGATAAACAGCCTCATGCCCAAACCCATGGCCAAACATTACATGATGTTGAGCATTTGCATTATCATACATGGAAgagatttttcatatttttcaaaagaatCTTTACTTTTCTTTAAGTAtcatattattcttttttttatgtcaAAAGGTCTGCCAATTGACCCAATAATGCAATGACCTCTCCTTTGGTACGGTCAAGTTTAATTACAGATTGATAACATGGCATGTTGTTGAACATACAAAAGCATTTTTAATGACACAGaaacaagaatcagattcaaagCTGCATCAGGATGCCTACCTCCAGAAGGTCCTACATGAAAAacttttatttaataaaaaggtACATGAAACACTCCTTGTTTGATTTTATTAGAAATGGTGTAGCCTTGTGCACTAGGCTAATCTTTTTTGCTTCTCttgtttaattttatatatatacatatactaaCATCAGAAAACTCCATCTTGTCCTATCACTTTGATTACATAGAACTCACTAGCAATCTCTGATAATAGGTCTCCTACTAAATCATCTATTACAACTTGACGAAATTTAATTAAGATATGCAATGGGACATTTTTCAGATGCCATTTTCATGTTATGCTTCATGGAGATTTAATGAATTGCACGAACATAGAAAAAATAGTAAAAGAAGCAGGCCATGATCCTCTTTATTGCTCATTGCTGCCATGGCCATCACTACAGTTAGTCAATGCAGCTGACCATTACAAAGAATTTCCTCCAACAGAAACAATGGACACAAATTATAAGGAGCCCAGAATGTGTATTACATAGTAGATGCACGATATATAAATCCAAAAACACAGAATTGAATTCTGTTGAGAAAGAGAGATAGGTTAGGATTGGAGTCATCACAATGTCCAAATAGGGATGTTGACAGGCCAATCTTGGCCAAGCCATGGTAGCTCAGGCCCACTGGATGCTTAAGGCCCAAGACTGTAGAAAATTATAAGAACTAGACCTAAGCACAGCCTAGCCCTAAAAGTAGGCACCTGAAGCTAGCCCAGCATTATGGCCTGGGTCCATCTTATTAGACACTAAATACCTAATACAGCATAATGGTTTTAAGAGTAACAAGGGCACATTGTTTTTATATGTGTACCTTCTTAATTAGATCATATCTAGGCATGAAGCAGGATACAAACCATTAAGAGAAACATTGAAGCAACAAATATCAGTgatataaaacaaaagaaattaatatataatgaagCAGGGAAGAATCATCACACAACTATGAGCTAAtgtgaaagaactttgaagtgcAAGAAAGGTTTGAATGATTAATGCATCAAAAAGGATGCTCATTGTTTAcataaatcaagatttaaagttaATTTTATTGAGGCTCTACTTTTAGCTTTTCTATGTTGTCTCTCTTACTCTCAAaactttagagagagagagagagagaggtgtatTAAAAAAATACGAAGGGGTGTATTATAAGGAATAACTAGATACTGCATACCAGTACATGCCAAATACGGCTAGTGTAAGAGTTGCATCTTATTATCAGGATCCCACTTCTAAAAGTAAGAAATAAGCTTTGGATATTCACAGAGTACATCCAGGATACTTACAGATACATCTGTGGGTGAGCAAAAGGGGTTCTTCTTACATAACTCTTTAATGATGGACATAATGGAAGCTTAGTTTCAGAATTTGTAATGTTGATTTTATTGAGTAGAATATACATGATAGCCCATAATGTTTTATGCATTCTTTCTTAGACATTTGTAAAAGATACATTTATTTATACAAGAATCCCAACGGTATTATATCCTCATTGCTGTCAAGATTTGCCATGCTGATGTATCCAGATCCAGTATCAAGGTCCATGCTTCACATATAACAGCTCATGTAACACATGGGACTCAAAGCGTATGTAACAGCAAAAACATGAGGACCATAAAGTACAGCATGTTGTCCAAAATAGAGTTCAGTATTGATTTCATATTCTACAATAATGTCAAGCTAATGAATTACACCATTACTTCTTTGTcaagacaaaaagaaaaaatagacaTATACTTACTCTAACTTATGTTATTTAACAATGTTTTAAACTTTTTTACCTTTTAACTTTCTAGATTTTTTAATTCATGGCTGAAAATAATTATGTACTTCTGTAGCATCTCACAGAATATGTAATGCcaaattcaaaagaattccaaaatcCATTATTGCGAAGTCCATAAATTATACATTGGAGATAGAGCAATGATTCTAAAGAGTTCAATTTACTAAACAACTTTAAATGGTACTTACAAATGCAAAGCACTCATTGTCTTCATTCCTCTCTGAAGAGTTATGTCATATGTTCTGTCACAAAGATCTTGCAgaaacaattccaatgctttaGCTGCAAAATTATAAGTCATGGAAAGTGAACATAAATAAACACCTAAATAGGTAAACTCAGAACAAACATATCATATAAAGAGATAACATTAGAACATAAACACACATGGATGGATGCCTGCATGTCAATTTGGATGGTCAAGGACAAGTCTGTAAGTATATCTATATGTATCATAAGGCCATGTTTATGCATAGTATGCACATTGCACAATTACGACTTTCGGTGCTATTATTCAGATGTTCATATCAGCATGTGAAAAAAGGGTTTTCTACATATCACACCTAAGATTTTGCCAAAATTATATAAAACTCCTCCCCTTATCCATATTTACAAAACAACCCAGACAGTGTTTGTTAGATTTGCAAAAAGACCTTTCTGTTAGCCTTCCATTGCCCCAAAGACAGTCCTTAGTTAAATTAACTAGGGGTCCATGAGCACCAAAACCCTTTCCCTTCTACCTATTCACATTTTTCTTGTGTTAACAAATCACAGAGCCTGTCAACTAAGATGACTAGGTGGTGGTCGCTTTGGTCAATGATGTAAAGTTGACATGAACACCGAATAGCCATGTCTCAACCTCCGCAATGAAGTTATCGTAACAAAGGAACAACTCCACAAGCAACAGCTTTCCCACCAACACCACCAGCTCCTTCTGCACCGCTTGTTCCACAATGATAGGCTTCCATCTCCAGGCCGTTGGACCACACCATGTACTTGAGGAGCTACGAATGTTGTCCCAGCGAACTGGTCCAAGATGAGCTCCCTAACCATGGTCAAAACTCTTCTTGTCCCATGTCACCAAGGGTCGGTACCACGAACATCATCTCCCCCTTCTTCACTTCGTACACTACCGACTATGTCAGCTCCATCTTCTTTGTCGCTACCGGCATTACTTTCCAACCCTCGATGGTCGTGCCAGCCGAAACTCCTCGGTTAACCGGGCATGGATCTTGGAGTCAACCATCCCCGACCACTGTAGGATCATCAAGAGCATCACATTCATGCCACTATAATTGTTGAACAAGGTGGTGAAGAGGAGGTTGTGGCATCTCTCATTCTTGGATAGCTCGAGCATCACGATGGCATCGAGCACCAACTTGACCATGGTGATGAAGTAATAGTTGGACTTGGCAAGGCAAAGGG containing:
- the LOC103705058 gene encoding dr1-associated corepressor-like isoform X1, encoding MQADEDVGKIALAVPVLVSKALELFLQDLCDRTYDITLQRGMKTMSALHLKQCVHSFNVFDFLKDIVSKVPDMGTSDAGGDDRSAKRRKAADDDNDNEELKRSRAHEGPVGHNGGGRGRGRGRGRGRGARGARGADKDGAHYDKYEDDPGSPPQHSDRPPHVKSEMMDDGVSARESKETTVSCSNTGSAIRNFDLNLDLDENGDTPTAAVTATGTTKATAAAASASSETDQGMKHGEYPGWSLADVDTMAIDPIQFALSDQRLDEEEEDYDNEDS
- the LOC103705058 gene encoding dr1-associated corepressor homolog isoform X2 → MKTMSALHLKQCVHSFNVFDFLKDIVSKVPDMGTSDAGGDDRSAKRRKAADDDNDNEELKRSRAHEGPVGHNGGGRGRGRGRGRGRGARGARGADKDGAHYDKYEDDPGSPPQHSDRPPHVKSEMMDDGVSARESKETTVSCSNTGSAIRNFDLNLDLDENGDTPTAAVTATGTTKATAAAASASSETDQGMKHGEYPGWSLADVDTMAIDPIQFALSDQRLDEEEEDYDNEDS